The nucleotide sequence GAAGGACTTCGACGGCATCTGCAACTTCCGGTTCGACGACACCAATCCGCTCGCGGAAGAGGAGGAGTTCGTCGAGTCTCAGAAGGAAGACACGAGCTGGCTCGGGTTCGACTGGGGCGACCGTGAGCTGTATGCCTCCGACTACTTCCAGCAGCTCTACGACTTCGCCGAGCAGCTCATACTGGCTGGCAAGGCGTACATCGACCACTTGACCGGCGAGCAGATCCGCGAGTACCGAGGCACTCTGACCGAGCCGGGGCGCAACAGTCCGTACCGGGACAGGTCGGTCGAGGAGAACCTGGACCTGTTCAGGCGGATGCGCGCGGGCGAGTTCGAGGACGGGACGTGCGTGCTGAGGGCGAAGATAGACATGGCATCGCCCAACATGAACATGCGCGATCCCACGATCTATCGCATCCGCAGGGCGCATCACCATCAGACAGGTGACGAGTGGTGCATCTACCCGATGTACGACTACGCGCACCCGATCTCAGACTCGCTGGAGGGCATCACTCACTCGCTGTGCTCGATGGAGTACGAGGACCACAGGCCGCTGTATGACTGGTTCCTAGACGAGCTAGATGTCTACCACCCGCAGCAGATCGAGTTTGCGCGGTTCAACATCACGCACACGGTGCTGAGCAAGCGCCGGCTGATTACGCTGGTCGAGGACAATCACGTCGACGGCTGGGACGATCCGCGGATGCCCACAATCGCAGGACTTCGCAGACGCGGGTACACGCCGCAGGCGATACGGTCGTTCGGTCGCGCTCACCGAGATGGGTCTGCTGGAACACCACCTGCGCACAGACCTCAACGTGCGCGCTCAGCGGCGTATGGCCGTGCTGAACCCGCTGAAGGTCGTAATCGAGAATTTCCCGGAAGGCGAAGTGGACCACCTCGATGCGGTCAACAATCCTGAAGACGAATCGGCAGGCTCACGAAAAGTGCCGTTCTCACGTGAACTGTACATCGATCGAGACGACTTCATGGAAGACCCGCCGCGCAGGTTCTACCGGCTTGCTCCGGGACGCGAGGTGAGGCTTCGGTACGGGTACTTCATCAAGTGCGAAGAGGCGATCAAGGACGACTCGGGCGAGATCGTGGAGCTGCGCTGCACGTACGATCCGGAGACTCGGGGCGGCTCGGCGCCGGACGGACGCCAGGTGCGCGCGACGCTGCACTGGGTATCGGCTGCACATGCCATTGACGCCGAGGTGAGGCTGTACGACAGCCTGTTCACCGTGCCCAATCCGCACGACGTCCCTGAGGACAAGACCTGGACAGACTTCATCAACCCTGACTCGCTGTCCGTGCTGGCCGGCTGCAAGCTGGAGCCGTCGATGACGGACATCCAGACTGGCGAGCCGCTGCAGTTCGAGCGTGTCGGCTACTTCGTGAAGGACCGCGACTCGACGGCTGAGACGCCGGTGTTCAACCGGTCGGTCGGGCTGCGAGATACGTGGGCGCGGATCCAGCAGCGGGGCGGGTGACTACGGCCTCCGACTCAGGTTGAAGCCATTGTGGCCTTCCCAGGCACCTTGGAATTAGTATCCGGACATCTGAATCCGCTGGACAGTGGACGCTGGATTAGAGACGATAAACACTAACATGACCACCGCCCCAGACATCACCCTGATAAACGTCAACCAGGGTCACGACCCCCGGGCTGTATCTGTTGCCCAAGCGGTGCATGATCTCATCGACGCGGAGTGTGTAATTCTGTTTGGCTCTCGATCCCGGGAGGGCTGGTCCGACCGTTCTGACATCGACATCATGGTCATTACTGAGGAACCGCCCACCCAGACTGATGAGAGCAGAATAGCCGCCTCCGCAGAGAAGATTCTGGGTCGTACGTATGCGGAAAGTCCTGCAATCGATCTGGTGCTGCTATCTACCAAGCAATACAGCAGGCGCTCCAAGAGCATCAACAACGTGGCAGCCATCGCTTCGCGGGAGGGGATCAAGTTGACTCGGAATCCCGAAGAAAATATCGGGCATGAGTTTGACGCCGCCGCGGAGCGCGAGGACCGCATCCGGCGCATCGCCGATGCGAATATGCACTACCGAAATCTAAACCTTATGTTGGACGCGGGTGTGCAAGACAGGGGCGTTGTCTTTCAGGCACACCAGGCGCTGGAAAACGGCATGAAGGCCCTGATCTCGGCGCTGGGGAACCAGTATCCACACCGACATGACCTGACGGAGCTGGCAGACGCCATCCGGCAGAGTGATAGCGAAGGGGACTGGCACTTCCAAAGTGACCTGCGGCAACTCAGTGGCTACCCCGGAGCCGCTCGGTACGGACAGGTGCTGAACCCGGTTACCGATTTCGTACGGATGGCAAACGACATCACGAGTGATTTGGAGCAGCTCCACCAGCGAATATTGGAGCTTACCGGCGATGATCCCTGGGCAATCCCACCAGAGACCGACTCTGACCCAGTAAGGCCGCGACACAGGAGCTAAGCCTTATCGTGTAGGCGGCAACAGTCACAAGTCGCTAGACGCTGGTATTCAATAGATCAGTCGGCCTCAGGACATGTGAGTGCGCATCCAGCAGCGGGGCGGGTGAGCTGGCGGATCATCGTTCCCGGTAAGGACGTCTTCAGTGGGCGCACCGTATCAGCATCTCATAGCAGGTACAGCGCAATGGCGATCACGGCTACAACAACGGGCGTGGCCACCACTCCGATCAGGATGATGTCAGGGATCCTGCGGTTTTCCGGCTTTGAAGTGCCCTGAGTGGTATCCCTACGCCTGACCATGGAACCGCAGTAGATGCAGGCCAAGTGACCAAGTTGTGGGTACACGCTATCTGAAACGAATCGTGGCACCATTGTCTGGTGACATGCGCCGCACGTTACCTGGCCATAGTCGGGGCTATCGCCTTCTTCGCCGCGCATTACTGATCTATCCTGCGACGATGAAGTCGCGCACCTGGGACATATCGGGCATGGCTTCGGTGTCGCCGTGGCGAGTGCAGACCAGGGCGCCGCAGGCGTTGCCGAGTTCCAGTGCCTTATGAAGGAAGTCTGCGCGTTCGTTGGGTGGCAGCGCGAGGAAGTCTAGCATCGAGCCCTGTTGGAAGATGCCGGCGAGGGCTCCGGCCACGAAAGCGTCACCTGCTCCGACAGGGTCGATGACTTCGACGGTGAAGCCGGGATGCTCGACGAGCTGTACGCCGTCGAACGCGACTGCGCCTGAGTCACCGGTCGTCACTATGGCCAGGCGTGTGTTGCCGCTTACGAAACGGCGGGCGTGCTCGGACGCTGTCACCTCGCCGCCCCAGATCGTCTCGGCCTCGTCGTGGCCGACCTTGAACAGGGTTGCGTGCTCGCGCATCCGGTCGCAGACGGCGCGGGCCTCGTCGGGAGTCCATAGTGCTTCGCGGTAGTTGACGTCCATGCTGACGGGGATGCCCATTTGCTGGGCTGCGGCCATGACTGCGAGGGTCGTTTCAAGGCAGGTGTCGCTCAGGGCGGGGGTGATGCCGGTGACGTGGAGCAGGTCGGCGTCCTCCAGGTGGGGAAGCACCTCCTCAGCGGTCAGCTTGCTGGCTGCGCTGCCGGCGCGTCTGTACCTGCGGATGACCTCGCCGCCTCCGAGGTGGTTCAGTAGTTGGATACCTGTGAACTCTCCCGGCGCCTGTGGAGCGTGGACCTCTATGTGGCCGGTCAGCGCTGCGGCGATGCTGTCGCCGTCGTCGTCTGCTCCAAGGCGGCTGACCCAGATGGCGCGCACTTCGTCGGGCATCA is from Dehalococcoidia bacterium and encodes:
- a CDS encoding HEPN domain-containing protein, giving the protein MTTAPDITLINVNQGHDPRAVSVAQAVHDLIDAECVILFGSRSREGWSDRSDIDIMVITEEPPTQTDESRIAASAEKILGRTYAESPAIDLVLLSTKQYSRRSKSINNVAAIASREGIKLTRNPEENIGHEFDAAAEREDRIRRIADANMHYRNLNLMLDAGVQDRGVVFQAHQALENGMKALISALGNQYPHRHDLTELADAIRQSDSEGDWHFQSDLRQLSGYPGAARYGQVLNPVTDFVRMANDITSDLEQLHQRILELTGDDPWAIPPETDSDPVRPRHRS
- a CDS encoding sugar kinase → MTKFLTFGETLVQHNADYLGPYDPDGSYTRHVAGAESNVAIDLRKLMPDEVRAIWVSRLGADDDGDSIAAALTGHIEVHAPQAPGEFTGIQLLNHLGGGEVIRRYRRAGSAASKLTAEEVLPHLEDADLLHVTGITPALSDTCLETTLAVMAAAQQMGIPVSMDVNYREALWTPDEARAVCDRMREHATLFKVGHDEAETIWGGEVTASEHARRFVSGNTRLAIVTTGDSGAVAFDGVQLVEHPGFTVEVIDPVGAGDAFVAGALAGIFQQGSMLDFLALPPNERADFLHKALELGNACGALVCTRHGDTEAMPDMSQVRDFIVAG